A window of the Cutaneotrichosporon cavernicola HIS019 DNA, chromosome: 6 genome harbors these coding sequences:
- the HGT20 gene encoding uncharacterized protein (Belongs to the major facilitator superfamily. Sugar transporter (TC 2.A.1.1) family): MSTKSALTAAWAALHTFQYGFAISAMNGIQAVVVCSLLSRSVVARRGQRDALRASAFAILLGSTALAVANSVFLMVLARVVVGLGCGLATTTVPLVLADLAPPGSKKALGIANQLFIVLGILVAQTLSFPFGRAGVWRVVPATAAAVALVQLLGSLLVRLPGDLPSSAPGEEPLLGGAPRSRPEVPLTITELLSSRDPEVTRGLPLVLATQFFQQTTGPSVVMYFSTAILSAVIPGSAKAIALAIVIVKVPITISPAFLIERVGTRPLLILPTCFMVGAMLALASGLNSEGGTLAVAGMVGFVAAFSVGLGPVTWVVLGEVMPPYARPAASAVGLAVNWSTNFVVGAAFLPLQAKLGGRDHPGNIFYIFAGSCAAAVLAIRWGYRVYEAR, from the exons ATGAGCACAAAATCGGCTCTCACGGCGGCCTGGGCGGCCCTCCACACCTTCCAGTACGGCTTCGCGATCTCAGCGATGAACGGCATCCAGGCCGTGGTGGTGT GCTCGCTGCTTTCTCGCTCGGTTGTCGCCCGCCGGGGCCAGCGGGATGCCCTCCGCGCCTCAGCCTTCGCAATCCTCCTCGGCTCGACCGCTCTGGCGGTGGCCAACAGCGTCTTCCTGATGGTGCTCGCTCG TGTGGTGGTTGGGCTGGGATGCGGTTTGGCGACTACTACTGTACCACTGGTgcttgccgacctcgccccgCCTGGGTCGAAAAAGGCCCTCGGTATCGCTAATCAGCTCTTCATCGTCCTTGGtatcctcgtcgctcaaACCCTCAGCTTTCCCTTCGGGCGAGCAGGCGTGTGGCGCGTCGTGCCCGCCACCGCAGCGGCCGTAGCTTTGGTACAGCTTCTGGGAAGTCTACTTGTGCGCCTGCCTGGTGACTTGCCTTCGTCTGCCCCAGGGGAGGAGCCGCTCTTGGGCGGTGCGCCACGATCAAGACCCGAGGTACCGCTCACGATCACCGAGTTGCTCAGCAGCCGCGATCCGGAGGTGACCCGCGGCC TacccctcgtcctcgccacccagtTCTTCCAGCAGACCACCGGCCCCTCAGTGGTCATGTACTTCTCCACGGCCATCTTGTCTGCCGTTATTCCAGGGAGCGCCAAGGCTATCGCACTCgccatcgtcatcgtcaaGGTGCCCATCACTATCTCGCCCGCGTTCCTgatcgagcgcgtcggcacGCGGCCCCTCCTGATCCTTCCCACGTGCTTCATGGTTGGGGCGATGCTCGCGCTGGCGTCTGGGCTCAATTCTGAGGGCGGTACGCTGGCGGTGGCCGGCATGGTCGGGTTCGTGGCTGCGTTCAGTGTTGGATTGGGGCCCGTCACCTGGGTAGTACTGGGAGAGGTTATGCCGCCATACGCACGACCTGCAGCCAGTGCAGTCGGGCTTGCAGTCAACTGGAGCACCAACTTTGTGGTCGGGGCGGCGTTTCTCCCCCTCCAGGCCAAGTTGGGGGGCCGGGACCACCCAGGCAACATTTTCTACATCTTTGCCGGGTCTTGTGCGGCAGCCGTCCTGGCTATACGATGGGGATACCGTGTGTACGAGGCCCGTTAG
- the rgxA gene encoding uncharacterized protein (Belongs to the glycosyl hydrolase 28 family), whose product MKLPLTLLPLLATPLVAKPLDIFDAGAVALSAVEQWFAPHDDLVDPVRTHLLVADGDEDAPVPELTISQGFSAHHNDLAGICNLRARGGGADDTDNFVNTMKRCGKNSLIIMNSPVYNIRRPIKIRLENSVLSLSGRLKFSDDIEYWVKNAFDLGFQNQKLAMIVSGSNFVLNGEDSGGIDGSGQAWYDYARGVGNVHGRPMSLALIGARNAVVTNWSIWQPQFWAHIAVDSDNVVYESCYVNATSTSGTFEEKSWLQNTDGIDTYRSNDVVISNFVYQGGDDCIAFKPNSTNIAVHNVTCVGGTGIAFGSIAQYDGVKDVIENVVLRDIKLYASDQCRGYQGVYFKSWIGEEVGHPPNGGGGGYGYCRNVSVKDVYMEDIDRPIALTAGLTYLDEEHGKHKYGTFEWSHINITRVRATSTANRAVWLDCSPDQPCHDIRFKDVVVTPGKTDHPEIHQVCNYVMHSDDDGLEGCKPNNSTLESDTGGTM is encoded by the exons ATGAAGCTTCCTCTCACCCTCCTACCACTACTTGCTACGCCACTCGTTGCCAAACCGCTCGATATCTTCGACGCGGGGGCTGTCGCACTCTCGGCTGTTGAGCAGTGGTTCGCCCCGCATGATGACCTGGTCGACCCTGTCCGCACACACCTCCTGGTGGCGGACGGCGATGAAGATGCTCCCGTCCCTGAGCTCACTATCTCGCAAGGCTTCAGTGCACACCATAACGACTTGGCGGGGATTTGTAACCTCCGCGCGCGTGGAGGTGGGGCCGACGACACGGACAACTTTGTCAACACAATGAAGCGGTGTGGGAAGAACAGCTTGATCATTATGAACTCGCCGGTGTA CAACATCCGTCGCCCCATCAAGATCCGCCTCGAGAACAGCGTCCTCTCACTCAGTGGCCGGCTCAAGTTCTCCGACGACATCGAGTACTGGGTAAAGAATGCGTtcgacctcggcttccAGAATCAGAAGCTGGCGATGATTGTGAGCGGCTCCAACTTTGTTCTGAATGGCGAGGACAGCGGCGGCATCGACGGTTCGGGCCAGGCGTGGTACGACTatgcgcgcggcgtcggcaaCGTGCACGGGCGGCCGATGAGTCTGGCCCTCATTGGTGCGCGCAACGCAGTCGTCACAAACTGGAGCATTTGGCAGCCGCAGTTTTGGGCGCACATCGCCGTTGACTCGGACAACGTCGTGTACGAGAGCTGCTACGTCAACGCGACGTCTACCAGCGGCACTTTTGAGGAGAAGAGTTGGCTGCAGAACACCGACGGGATCGACACGTACCGCTCCAATGACGTGGTTATCAGCAACTTTGTATATcagggcggcgacgactgCATCGCCTTCAAGCCCAACAGCACCAATATCGCCGTGCACAACGTCACGTGCGTTGGAGGCACGGGGATTGCGTTTGGTAGCATTGCACAGTacgacggcgtcaaggACGTGATTGAGAACGTCGTACTCCGTGACATCAAGTTGTACGCTTCGGACCAGTGCCGCGGATACCAAGGCGTATACTTCAAGAGCTGGATTGGGGAGGAAGTGGGCCACCCGCCGAAtggaggtggcggtggaTACGGGTACTGCCGTAACGTCTCGGTTAAAGACGTGTACATGGAGGACATTGACCGGCCCATTGCGCTCACGGCTGGCCTCACGTacctggacgaggagcacgGCAAGCACAAGTACGGCACGTTTGAATGGAGTCACATCAATATTACGCGGGTGCGGGCGACGAGCACTGCCAACCGGGCTGTATGGCTTGACTGCTCGCCTGACCAGCCGTGTCATGACATCCGCTTCAAGGATGTCGTGGTGACCCCAGGCAAGACGGACCATCCCGAGATCCACCAGGTGTGCAACTACGTTATgcacagcgacgacgatggaCTTGAGGGATGCAAGCCGAACAACAGCACGCTCGAGTCGGACACTGGGGGCACGATGTAG
- a CDS encoding uncharacterized protein (SPX domain), protein MEPLSPLPPHLGPSLGPSPVVPPLTLAPLSRPPSSGPPSQPSRPPLSPPAGYVRSVHACPAAYPRMYEGTFSRESYPFSPIPEDESKKARAARIEKDKITCAESARAAAKNEGSGWKTNHGDGLWLSVERWKRENPVEGGATLVMLHANGMLKEDYHPLLVSLFASSPNAQFGNRAPLPGGVAVVNDVFLLEDTLHGASVDLNAGKLPSLHSWGDLARDLQNFLRYCMPGLDENPGWALEWKERAPRKVFAVGHSFGGNASVQAAAASPELFEGLFLIEPMTNPTGANNSPARHYFIQGLTLKRRDTWPSVEAAQANRSNPMFSKFPDATFGLWLSHGLVPTRTGEVTLATPPWCEAVVFSDCHSPQRGWDLLPTLKMPVGFVTAEDASWIGGAEIAAEITSRPPRARNERTRAGHVAVQEDPVGVGEALGRYLATIRAGVWDATGSRL, encoded by the exons ATGGAACCCCTTTCTCCGCTTCCCCCGCACCTGGGGCCCTCGCTCGGCCCATCGCCGGTCGTCCCTCCTCTCAcactcgcgccgctctcgcgtccgccctcctcgggaCCTCCATCTCAGCCGTCCCGGCCCCCGCTCTCCCCGCCGGCGGGGTACGTGCGGAGCGTGCACGCGTGCCCGGCCGCTTATCCGCGGATGTACGAGGGCACGTTCTCGCGCGAGTCGTACCCTTTCTCCCCCAtccccgaggacgagtcgaagaaggcgcgcgcggccagAATCGAAAAGGACAAAATCACGTGTGCCGAGtctgcgcgcgcggcggccaagaacGAGGGATCTGGATGGAAGACCAACCACGGCGACGGGCTTTGGTTGAGCGTCGAGCGGTGGAAACGCGAGAATcccgtcgagggcggcgccACGCTCGTCATGCTCCACGCTAACGGCATGTTGAAGGAG GATTACCATCCCCTCCTTGTGTCGCTTTTCGCATCGTCTCCGAACGCGCAGTTTGGCAATCGCGCTCCCCTCCCCGGAGgagtggcggtggtgaatgacgtcttcctcctcgaagACACTCTGCACGGCGCCTCAGTCGATCTGAACGCCGGCAAGCTACCCAGCCTTCACAGCTGGGGTGACCTGGCGCGCGACCTCCAAAACTTTCTCCGGTACTGCATGCCGGGACTTGATGAGAACCCGGGCTGGGCGCTGGAGTGGAAAGAGCGCGCCCCGCGCAAGGTCTTCGCGGTTGGCCACTCGTTTGGCGGTAACGCCTCGGTgcaggccgccgcggcTTCCCCAGAACTGTTCGAGggcctcttcctcattGAGCCAATG ACCAACCCGACTGGGGCAAACAACTCTCCGGCGCGTCATTACTTCATCCAAGGCCTCACGCTGAAACGGCGCGACACTTGGCCATCCGTCGAGGCTGCCCAGGCGAACCGCTCCAATCCCATGTTCTCCAAGTTTCCCGACGCGACCTTTGGCCTATGGCTATCGCATGGCCTTGTACCGACTCGAACTGGCGAGGTGACGCTGGCCACGCCACCATGGTGTGAGGCGGTCGTATTCTCCGACTGCCACTCGCCCCAACGTGGGTGGGACCTCTTGCCCACCTTGAAGATGCCGGTTGGCTTTGTCACGGCTGAGGACGCGTCGTGGATTGGTGGAGCGGAGATTGCAGCTGAGATTACGAGCCGGCCGCCGCGGGCGCGGAATGAGCGGACGCGCGCTGGCCACGTCGCCGTGCAGGAGGACCCTGTGGGTGTCGGAGAGGCGCTGGGACGATACCTGGCGACCATTCGGGCGGGTGTGTGGGATGCCACGGGGAGCAGGTTGTAG